The genomic stretch AATCTGTCTGTTTAACTGAGTTTAATTAGTCAGTACCAATCAGTGCCTTGCCTGGACCATTGGGCTACCAGcaaattgaattaaaacattacttttaaaaatatcatctaTAAGTCTATACTTTATTTGTCTAAAATCTATACTCTGTGGCATATgccgtaaaaaaataatgtcataTTGAATGTTTATATTGTGGTTTGTATGGCTTCTACTTTGTTTTTGCTAAATTAAAAGGCTAAATTGCTatctacttaataataaattgtgttTCATTCACTCTTACGGCGGTGAAAAAGAATGGACTTCCATTTGTGCCAGTGCAATACCTACGCTGTTTCCTCAGGAGATTTACAAAAATTGGTGCATTAATATTGTCGTCAGTGAACGTAATAAAACTACTATTAATATGGATGTGGTGGAAGAGGAAAACCCCTTACAAATAAATGTCGAATCATCAGACAATATTCCAAGAGGTTTTAGAAACATTGTTGGTAGACCAACTAGAAATCACGAGATACTTTTTAGTGCACCACCGAAATCTATGATATCTCTTTTATTACgtgaagaaaaaattaaagaattagaAGGGGACCAAAATGAAACCACTGTTAAAAGTGCGTTAAAAGAAAAAACTgtaaagaaactaaaaaaatggACATGTGACTATTGTTCAGACAGGTAGATGTAGAGtttatcttaataaataataccacAACCTCGTCCtgttgtaaaatattttccaacattaaTTTGAACAACAAGAAAAGGATATGTGGTGGAGAAGCAACATTTATAAGTAACTTAATGGGTGACCAACTACTGAGTGCTAAATGCTTTTGCCTCTTGTACCTAgatataataagaaatataaactaattattatttattattagttatagtCGTATAATTTACAACTTAAATTCTTAAAGCAGAAAGAATGGTCTAAGCACTCTAAGCTCTATTCTTCTCTTATGAAGAGAATTGAGGGCTCAGAAGTTAAACATAAATTAGGCTGATGGCCTAAgaagataaatatttgtattgacacattttttataacaacttGTCTTATTTTCAGAATATTTTTCAAGAAAAGTGAATACCGAAAACATATCAAAACACACAAAGTTTACAAATGTGACCAGGCTGATTGTTCTTACATGACTAATTTTACTTCCAATTTGAAAACTCATAAAAGAATTCACACATCTGATTACCCATATGTGTGTGATGAATGTACATTTAggtcaaaatttattaattcattgaaaGCACATAAAAGATTGCACAATAGGGAACGACCATTTGAATGCCAACATtgtgaatataaatgtaatagtgGATCTAATCTGAAAAAACACTGTACTCGTAAACATCccaatattcaaaataacagTGATAATCCCACTTAGTCATTTGGAATCAATTGGATGGTGGCCCAGCAATAGGGTATATGGAACAACAGATCAAGGGATCATTTACCTcatattaattgtttattagaacattttatcatttttttatataaaatattttcttcataaGTCACAAATATCCTAGGACTTTCTAAAATTAACAAACTTGATTGCTTTCTAGTCCTATCTTAGGGCCTAAGCACATGCAATGTTTTTTAGAAACTTTGCATCAATAAATTCAGATGCATCCTGCAAATGTGCAGAATACAAAAGGGAATCTtcacattatatacatattttttgctGCTCAATCCAGACTTCTTTGTTTCTCATCAGTATTGTTTCTTAGCGAATTAATAACATTAGAAGgtgccccgatttctgacgtcattcGGACGTGGGTTCTTTACCAAGGTCATGGAGACGTTCAAACTAGTGGCTAAAACCTAAGACAAGGTCTTAACCTTCGTAGGAAGTACCCTTAGGGCGACTTCCTtcgttcctcacgatgttttcgtgcCTTCGGGCTCTATTTATGGCAAGCTTTCCCGCTCGGCCGAATCCTCCGATGACGCTGTTTAAATCCTTAGGTTTCCAAATGAACAACAATAGAATAAGCTTTGCAAACATCTAAGCCATTGATCATAGGCTCTAAGGACACAAGTATGCTgcataattacataaaataacataacttagATATTGTAAAGATACTTTCTTatcaggaaaaataaataaaatatataatttaaagcaGTTTTAATTCATCTAGTGAGCTACCTTAAACAGTACATAATAActggtataaataaattgtcacCCAAAAAGGCtgtcttaaaataatatgttattataacACCATGATATACATAACCATTTTGAATTCCTTTTCTATAGGCAAGGTTACAAATTGCAGCTGCAAATAATACTATAGTGGACACTGTAACATACTTTGTGTCAGTGACAGTGTTCAGTGAAGTCAACAACCACTGATTCACGCCAACCAAAGAGGAAGTAACCAGTTGCAGATCCAAGGACCACGGCAGCACATAGCCACGTGTTGTATGTCATAAAAaccaacattaacatataactCACTAACACTTGTAAACCATGAAGAACTGTCTGCCAGCCGTGAGCCGCGCTCATCATTCTGGGCCTACAATAAAATCGTGAAGTTAATAGTATAATTAAGGACacagaaaacaaataatatttctagTAAAAAATCAGGTACTTACACATTTCTTTCTAATGTGTGGGGTATAGGTCtgaaatataatcaaaaaaaacaaattagtcATGAATACTATCTGCacttaataatatcataaagtAGCTGAGCAGTTTCTTAGCAAGATTGCATATGTGGAACTACCAGTACGaatgaaaaaagttttaagGTATATAGCAAATATATTGAGAAAGATGTGACTAAGTATGTAGTGTCCCGAAGTTTACGCGGGTGAATCGGCAGGCaaagctagttttttttttattcaactacaagtaagcccttgactgcaatctcacctggtggtaagtgatgatgcagtctaatacggtagcgggctaacctgctattagggagttagggagtatggtagtcatacccctaatcggtttctacgcgaaatcccaccgaaacactaaatcgtttagcggcacgtctttgttggtcggatggtaactagccacggccaaagcctcccaccagacaaatttGATCAAAGTgagtgataatttattttaatagactacaatttagccctcgactgtaatatcacctgatggtaagttaggattcagtctaagatggcagcaaGCTAACCTGTTATTTAGTAGTTAGTGaggtattaaacccatatccctatgATTTCTAaacagcatcgtaccggaacgttgaATCGCTTTACGGTAATACTTTGCCCCCATCAGGATCCACATATATAAGACCACAGTGGttgccagggaggtcatcaaaaaacATATATAGCAATATGCTATACTATAAGACTAAATTAATCTAAACAGCTCTAAATTCATGTAAATCATAGTACCTTATGATGTAAATCATAGTACCTTGTAGTAGCTTGTTAAATATTAACTTACTGAATGACTTGAGGTTCATCTGGTGCACAAATATTTGAGACACCTTTGTCGGGCGGTGCCACTGCACAATATTGGAGGCCAGTGTACGTTTTCCATAGTAAATGTTTCCTGTAGTACTTtagactgaaaaacat from Pararge aegeria chromosome 4, ilParAegt1.1, whole genome shotgun sequence encodes the following:
- the LOC120637954 gene encoding zinc finger protein 492-like, whose translation is MDVVEEENPLQINVESSDNIPRGFRNIVGRPTRNHEILFSAPPKSMISLLLREEKIKELEGDQNETTVKSALKEKTVKKLKKWTCDYCSDRIFFKKSEYRKHIKTHKVYKCDQADCSYMTNFTSNLKTHKRIHTSDYPYVCDECTFRSKFINSLKAHKRLHNRERPFECQHCEYKCNSGSNLKKHCTRKHPNIQNNSDNPT
- the LOC120637953 gene encoding high affinity copper uptake protein 1-like: MMAHSDIDYSSHDMAHMNHGAHHHEMGMNGSHNMEDIMSGIFNSSNDIKVIQGSDTFKSHENLHDGSKHDGGHMMSMTFHGGFVEKILFSWWNVTKVEEFIGSFFAIFILAVLYEGLKYYRKHLLWKTYTGLQYCAVAPPDKGVSNICAPDEPQVIQPIPHTLERNVPRMMSAAHGWQTVLHGLQVLVSYMLMLVFMTYNTWLCAAVVLGSATGYFLFGWRESVVVDFTEHCH